One stretch of Clavelina lepadiformis chromosome 6, kaClaLepa1.1, whole genome shotgun sequence DNA includes these proteins:
- the LOC143462467 gene encoding uncharacterized protein LOC143462467 yields MKSVFHSLVDKTTWLLGKLFRDLRGPEGPPGPVGENGLPGQCDCSEIDELKKEIQALKDSCIGEVIYHNSCIKLAYLHGRRVSYTEAVRLCAEMNASLAEITSDRMFDLVVNYINQTWGEFSHRSDLVNVWLGMTYQINNNPRHLLTIPSTDSQVATNRWFPGYPTSTNHHTTVLIEIGTISARATGIFNYYRSTYSSVPLCSRLLKGMI; encoded by the exons ATGAAGTCTGTCTTTCACTCTCTCGTGGACAAGACGACTTGGCTCCTCGGGAAACTATTCAGGGACCTCCGGGGTCCTGAAGGTCCGCCTGGGCCGGTTGGTGAGAACGGGCTACCCGGTCAATGTGATTGCAGTGAAATCGACgaattgaaaaaagaaatacaAGCCTTAAAAG ATTCTTGTATTGGTGAAGTAATATACCATAACTCTTGCATCAAACTGGCTTACTTACATGGACGTCGTGTAAGTTACACGGAAGCAGTGAGGTTATGCGCAGAGATGAACGCAAGTTTGGCTGAAATCACATCGGATAGAATGTTTGATCTTGTGGTGAATTACATCAACCAAACATGGGGTGAATTTTCTCATCGATCTGATCTGGTGAATGTTTGGCTGGGGATGACATACCAG ATCAACAACAACCCACGGCATTTGTTGACGATACCATCAACAGACTCCCAAGTTGCAACAAACCGATGGTTTCCTGGCTACCCAACGTCAACAAATCACCACACAACAGTGCTAATTGAAATTGGAACCATCTCTGCCAGAGCGACTGGAATTTTTAACTACTACAGATCCACGTACTCCAGCGTTCCTCTTTGTAGCCGATTGCTAAAAGGCATGATTTAA